The window GGATCACCGGGTTCGCGAGCGCCGCGGCCAGGATGTTCTGCCGGTCGGCCAGGGTCGAGTACGACTGCGTGACGCCCGCATACCCCGCGAACGCCATCAGCGCTGTGCCGAGGATCCACAGCGGCACCTGCACCCGGTCGCGGCGCATGCGCTGGCGCAGCAGCACCCCGAAGCGGTCCATCACGCACGACCCTTCGCGTGGCGGGAGCGCCGGGTGGACGGCTCCGCGTCGGACCCGCCGTCCTCCGCCGCCTCGAGCGTCGCGAGGTCGTCGCCGTAGTGCCGCAGGAACAGTTCTTCGAGTGAGGGCGGAGCCACGCGGAGGTCGGAGATCCCGAGCGTGGCGAGGGCGGGCAGCACCGCGGCGGTGCGGTCGCTGTCGACGGTGAGGCGGAAGCGGTCGTCGTGCACCGTGGCGTCGTGCACCTCGGGGATCGCGGCGACGCGGTCGAGCGGGACACCCGGGGCCGTGAACGACACGTCGCTGCGGGTGAGGTGCCGCAGGTCGGCGAGCGTGCCGGTCTCGACGATGCGCCCGGCGCGGATGATCGACACGCGGTCGCACAGCTGCTCGACCTCGCTCATGATGTGGCTCGACAGCAGCACGGTCGCGCCGTTCTCGTGGGCCCGCGCGACCTCGCGCTGGAAGATCACCGCCATGAGGGGGTCGAGCCCGCTGGTCGGCTCGTCGAGGATGAGCAGGTCGGCCGGCACGGCGAAGGCCGCGATCAGCGCCACCTTCTGGCGGTTGCCCTTCGAGTACGCGCGGCCCTTCTTCCGCGGGTCGAACTGGAAGGCCTCCAGCAGCCGGGCCTTCTCGCGCCGGTAGGCGGCGTCGTGCGTGCGGGCTCCGCGCAGCCGGGCGAGCAGGTCGATGGCCTCGCCCCCGGAGAGGTTGGGCCACAGGCTCACGTCGCCCGGAACGGAGGCGATTCGCCGGTGCAGCTCGACGGCCCGACGCCACGGGTCCTCGCCGAACACGGTCACCGCGCCCCCGGTGCGGCGGGCGAGGCCCAGGAGGATGCGGATCGTGGTGGACTTGCCGGCGCCGTTCGGCCCGAGGAATCCGTGCACCTGACCGGACTCGACGCTCAGGTCGAGACCGTCGAGGGCGTGCACGTGCCCGTAGTGCTTGGTGAGGCTCTGGGTGGCGATCACGGTGCTCATGCGCGGGAGCGTACGCCCGCTTCACGAACTTGTGAATCCGGTGAAGCGGACGCATGCGGAATCCTTACGGCGCCCGCGTACAGTGGGCTGGTGCCGGAGTTCCCCTACGCCCGCCTGCGCCGCTGGCCCGACGTCGAGGCCGAGAACCTCCAGGCGCACGACGCCACCGATCTGCTGCTCGCGTCGCGGGCGCTCGACAGCGGGATCACCGGTGCCGAGACCGCCGTGATCGGGGACGAGTACGGCGCGATCACCCTGCCGCTCGTGGCGTCCGGGCTCCGGGGGATCCGGGTGCACCAGGACCTCGCGACCGGGCGCCGCGCGCTCGCCCGCAACGCGGCGGAGCTGGGACTCGAGGGCTTCACGACGCACGAGCTCGACGAGACGCTGCTGCGCGGGGCACGGCTCGTGCTGCTGCAGCTACCCAAGGCGCTCGCGGAACTGGAGCAGATCGCGGATGCGGTCGCCCGCTGGGCCGCGCCCGACGCGGTGCTCGTGGCCGGGGGTCGCGTCAAGCACATGACCCTGGCGCAGAACGAGGTGCTGCGGCGGAGCTTCGGGGACGTGCAGCCGCAGCGGGCCGAACGCAAGTCGCGGCTGCTCGTGGCGTCGCAGCCCCTGGCCGTCCCCGCGCAGCCGCCCTTCCCCGTGCGGGCCGCGCACGACGGCCTCGCCCTGGTCGCGCACGGCGGCGCGTTCGCCGGACCCCGCCTCGACATCGGCACGCGCGTGCTGCTCGAGGCGCTCGCGCTCGACGGTTCACAACGCCGGAGAACCGCTCGCCCCGGGGCTGCATCCCCGCCGGAGCTGCCGGAGAACGAGGGTTTCTCCGGAGTCGTGAACGCCGAGGATCCGCGCCGGGTGCTCGATCTCGGCTGCGGCACGGGCGCGCTCGCGGTGTCCTGGGCCCTCGCGCACCCCGGGGACGCGGTGACCGCGACCGATCGCTCGGCCGCGGCCGTGGCCTCGACCCGGGCGACCGCGGCCGCGAACGGCGTCGCCGACCGCGTCACCGTGACCCACGACGACGCCGGATCCGACCTGCCCGACGGGGCGTTCGACGTGGTGCTGCTGAACCCGCCGTTCCACCTCGGCAGCAGCGTGCACACGGGGGCCGCGACCCGGCTGTTCGAGGCCGCCGCGCGACTGCTCCGGCCGGGCGGCGAGCTGTTCACGGTGTACAACTCCGGCCTCGCGTACCGCCCCGAGCTGACGCGGCTGATCGGGCGGACGGAGCAGCTCCGACGCACCCCGAAGTTCACCGTGACGCGCAGTGTGCGACGCCCGTGAACCCCCGTCGCCGAGATTGCTAGACGCTCGTACTATCCCCCGGTCAGCACCGGAAACCCGGGCACGTTCCCGGCCCAGGATTTGTCCCTGACCGGCCATTTCGTTACGTTGGTCTGTGGGCCTGACGGCCCGAAGACCAGTCCGCGACCACGTCCTTCTTTCGATGAGCTGTGCTGCGAAGAGGCGTGGGCGTACGGTCGGTCCTCTCTGCGGCGGATCCGAAATCCACCGCCCGCGCCGCCACAGCGATGATGTCGAACGGCCTCGTGAGGATCACCCGGACGTGACCGAAGCAGGCTCAGCCACCCGAGGCCGAGCCGCAGGGGAAACGTGTCCGACATCGCACTCGAAGCGCGCCATCTGTACAAGGTGTTCGGGAGGAATCCGAACGCCGCCGTCCGCCGACTGAAGGCGGGTGAGAGCCGCGCGGCCGTCGCCGACGCGGGCACCGCCGCCGTCATCGACGCCAGCTTCACCGTGAACCGCGGTGAGATCTTCGTCATCATGGGCCTGTCCGGATCGGGCAAGTCCACCATCATCCGCATGCTCAACGGCCTGCACGACATCACCGACGGCACCGTCACGGTCGGCGGCGACACCATCACGGGCATCCCCGCGGGTCGTCTGCGCGAGATCCGCCGCGACCGCATCTCGATGGTCTTCCAGCATTTCGCCCTGCTGCCGCACCGCACGGTGGCCGCGAACGTGGCCTACCCGCTCGAGCTCAAGGGCGTCGCGGCGGCCGAGCGGCAGGCGAAGGCCGAGGAGATCCTCGCGCTCGTGGGCCTCGAGGGCCAGGGCGACAAGCTGCCGTCCGAGCTCTCCGGCGGCATGCAGCAGCGCGTCGGCATCGCCCGCGCGCTCGCCGCCGACAGCGACATCCTGCTGATGGACGAGGCGTTCAGCGCGCTCGACCCGCTGATCCGCCGCGAGATGCAGGAGCAGCTGCTGGAGCTCCAGCAGAAGCTGCACAAGACCATCGTCTTCATCACGCACGACCTCAACGAGGCCATGTTCCTCGGCGACCGGATCGCCGTGATGCGCGACGGGCGCATCGTGCAGATCGGCACGCCGGAGGACATCCTGATGGACCCCGCGAACGACTACGTCGAGCAGTTCGTGCAGGACGTGGACCGTGCCCGCGTGCTCACCGCCGCGAACGTCATGGAGCGCCCGCGCCCCGTGGTCGCCGAGACCGCCGGCCCGCGCACGGCCCTGCGCCAGATGCGCGACGCCTACATGTCGGCCACCTACGTGGTCGGCAAGGACCGCCAACTGCTCGGTGTGGTCACCGACCGCGATGCGGTGAAGCTCGTGCGGCAGGGGGTGACGCGACTCGACTCCGTGATCAAGCCCGTGCTGCAGAGCGTGCGCGAGGACGACGTGCTCATGAACCTGTTCGTGCCCGCGGTGGAGTCGCCGCTGCCCCTGGCCGTGACCGACGCCGACGGGCGACTGGCGGGCGTGATCCCCCGCGTGACCCTGCTCGCCGCCCTCGGCCCCGGCCCCGGCTCGACCGAGGAGATCCTGCTGCCGATGACGCCCATGCCGCAGGCCGAGATCGACGCGGTGCTCGACGACGGGTGGACGGCCGAGCCGCTGCCCACGACACCCGAGACGGAGGAGGTGCGCTGATGGACGGATTCCGCATCCCCCTGGGCGACTGGGTCGCCGCCGGAGTCGACTGGATCACCGCGAACCTCGACGGTCTGCTCGACGTGGTGTCGTTCGTGGTGAGCTTCCTCGTGGACGGCCTCACCCGGCTGCTGCTCACCCCGCACTTCGCCGTGATCATCGTGATCGCCGCCCTGCTCGCCTGGGTCGTGCGGTCGTGGAAGCTCGCGATCGGCGCGGCCGTGTCGTTCCTGCTGATCGTGGCGATGGACCTGTGGGTGCCCGCGATGCAGACCCTCGCCCTGGTGCTCGTCGCGGCGATCGTGGCGGTGCTGATCGCGGTGCCGCTGGGCATCTGGTCGGCGCGCAACGCCACGGTCCGGGCGGCCCTGAAGCCGGTGCTCGACTTCATGCAGACCATGCCCGCGTTCGTGTACCTGATCCCCGCGATCGTGTTCTTCGGCATCGGCGTGGTGCCGGGACTCGTGGCGACCGTGATCTTCGCGCTGCCTCCCGGCGTGCGCCTGACCGAGCTGGGCATCCGCGGCGTCGACTCCGAGACCGTGGAGGCCGGGCATGCGTTCGGCGCCACCCCCGGCCAGATCCTCCGCGGCATCCAGCTGCCCCTGGCGATGCCGACCATCATGGCCGGCGTCAACCAGGTGATCATGCTCGCGCTGTCGATGGCCGTGATCGCCGGTATGGCGGGAGCGGACGGCCTCGGGAAGATGGTGGTCGAGGCGATCTCGACGATCAACATCCCGAAGGGCGTCGAGGCCGGTCTGGGCGTCGTGCTGATCGCGGTCTTCCTCGACCGGGTCACCGCCGCGCTGGGGGCTCCGGGCGAGAACCGCTCGTCGCTGTGGGGCCTGTGGAAGCGCCGCCGGTCGGGCGCGGGTTCGGGCGCTGCGCCCGCCGCCGCCGCGACCTCCACCGCCGCGACCCCCGCGTCGTCCGACGCCGTCGAGCCCGAGCTCACTCGCGCCTGACCCCACCCCACCGCGACGTCCCGCCCCGCCCCCGCCCACGCGCGGGTGCGGGGTCGGAAAGGGGCCTGCGGGGGCGGGTTCCGGCCCGCTTTCCGTCCCGCACGCCGCCCACCCGCTGTCCCGCGGCTCGTCCGCACTCCTGAAATCACATACGGAACGCAAGAGAGAGAAGCACATGAAGAAGAAGATCCTGACCCTCACCGCTCTGGGCGCCGCAGCAGCGCTCACCCTCGCCGGATGCAGCGGCGACGGAGCCGGTGGCACCAGCGCGGGCGGCGGCGACGCCGACGACAAGGGCACCATCACGCTCGGCTTCCTGCCCTCCTGGACCGACGGCCTCAGCACCGCGTACCTCCTGCAGGACCAGCTGGAGAAGATCGGTTACACGGTCGAGATGAAGACGCTCACCGAGGCGGGTCCCCTCTACACGGGTCTCGCGCAGGGCGATGTCGACATGTACCCGTCGGCCTGGCCCGAGCTCACGCACGCCGAGTACATGAAGAAGTACGGCGACGACATCGAAGACCTCGGCGCGTACTACGACAACGCCAAGCTCACCCTGGCGGTGCCGGAGTACTCCGATCTCACCTCGATCGAAGACCTGGCGGGCAAGGGGGCGGACTTCGACGGCAAGATCTACGGCATCGAGCCGGGCGCCGGCCTCACCGCGCAGACGCAGAAGATGATGCCCGAGTACGGGCTCGACGGCGAGTACGAGCTGGTGACCTCGTCGACCGCGGCGATGCTGACCGAGCTGAAGACCGCGACCGACAAGCAGGAGGACATCGTCGTCACGCTGTGGCGTCCGTTCTGGGCCAACGACGCCTTCCCCGTGAAGGACCTCGAAGACCCGAAGGGCGCGATGGGCGAGGCCGAGGGCCTGCACTTCCTCGGCACCAAGGGCTTCGCCGGGGAGTTCCCGGAGGCGGCCGAGCTGATCGAGAAGATCAAGCTCGACGACGAGCAGTACGGTGCGCTCGAAGACCTCGTGGTCAACGAGTACGGCGAGGGCAAGGAAGCCGACGCGGTCGACGCGTGGCTGGAGAAGTACGGCGACCAGTTCGACTGGACTGTCAGCTGAGCTGACCCGTCTCTGCACGAAGGGAGGGCTCCCGTCCGGGGGCCCTCCCTTCGACGTCTCCCCCCGGGCGGGGCTTGCCTTCGCGATTGCGGTGGCGGGTCGGCGTGCGCTTCACTGAACCCGAACCCCACCCGGCACGCGACACCCGAGGATGAGATGGCCACCGAGAGCACCACACCCCTCCGCGTCCGGCCGCGGATCTGGATCGGCCTCGTCATCTACCTGGCGTACGTCGCTGTCGTCTTCACCGTGCAGCAGGCGACCGGCATTCCCTACACCTCCCTCGGCGACAGCGGACGCGACCTCTTCCTGGGCGCCGGCCTGTCCCTCATCGTCGGAGCGGTGCTCCTGGCGATCACGACGAGCCTGCTCGGGTGGTGGCGTCCCGCCCTGTTCGAGCGGACGCGCGCCGCGCATCGCTGGCCGATCATCGCCCCGGTGCTGATGGCGGTGGCCCTGGGCGTGAACCTCGCCTCCACCGACTGGGCCTCCTACGACGGCGCCTTCTTCGCCGCGTCGATCGTCCTGCTGCTGGTCGGCTTCACCGAGGAGCTGACCACGCGCGGACTGCTGCTGGTCGGGCTGCGCAGCCGCCTGTCCGAGGTGTGGGTGTGGCTGCTGACCTCCGCGCTGTTCGGACTCATGCACCTCATCAACGCGCTCAGCGGGCAGCCCCTCGTCCCCACGCTGCAGCAGGTGTTCCTCGCCTTCGGCGCCGGCACCATCTTCTACGTCCTGCGCCGCGTGACCGGCAGCCTGATCTGGGCCATGGTGCTGCACGGGTTCTGGGACTTCTCGACGTTCGCGGTCGGGCACGGCGCCGCAGGACCGCTGGCCGGGCTGGGCCCTGTGCTGGAGATCGTCGCGGTGGTGGTGGCGCTGGTGGGCGTCGCGTTCGTGATCCGCGACGCCGACGAGCGCACCGCGACACCGTAGAGCACTCGTCCGCCGCGGGTGGCACCCCCCTTACGCTCCGCGGGGGAAGGTGCGACCATGACCGTTCGCGGACCCGGCCGGGCCCCGGCAACGGGAGAGGGAACCATGTGCACAGGACTGAGCTTCACCACCGCCGACCACTACTTCGGGCGCAACCTCGATCTGGAGTTCTCGTACCACGAGACCGTCACCGTGACACCACGGAACTTCCCCTTCGAGTTCCGACGGATCCCGCCCCTGTCGACCCACCACGCGATCATCGGCATCGCGACCGTCTCCGACGGCTACCCGCTGTACTACGACGGCACGAACGAGAAGGGCCTGAGCATGGCCGGACTCAACTTCCCCGACAACGCCTTCTACCCCGCGGAGGGAGCGGGCGGCACGGAGATCACCCCGTTCGAGTTCATCCCCTGGGTGCTCGGGCAGTTCGAGACCGTCGCCCAGGTGAAGGACGCGCTGCGATCCGTGAGCCTCGTCGACATCTCCTTCAGCGCGGAGTTCCCGCTGTCGCCGCTGCACTGGATCATCGCCGACCGGACCGCCTCGATCGTGGTGGAGAGCGTGCGGGACGGTCTGAAGGTGTACGACAACCCGTGGGGGGTGCTCACGAACAACCCCACGTTCGACATCCAGAGCTTCCGCCTGAACGACTACCGGCACCTCACGCGCCGCCAGCCCGACAACACGTTCGCGCCGGATCAGTCGCTCGACCTGTACAGCCGCGGCATGGGCGGGATCGGGCTGCCCGGCGACCTGTCGTCGTCGTCGCGCTTCATCAAGGCGGTGTTCACCCGCATGAACTCGGTCTGCGGCACCACCGAGTCGGAGTCGCTGAGCCAGTTCTTCCAGATCCTCGGCTCCGTCGCCCAGCAGCGCGGGTGCGTGCAGGTGGGCGACGAGGAGAAGTACGAGATCACGATCTACTCGTCCTGCTGCAACACCGACCGGGGCGTCTACTACTACACGACGTACGAGAACAGTCAGATCACCGGGGTCGACATGCACCGTGAAGACCTCGACGGCACCGCGCTCGCCGTGCACCCGCTCGTCGAGGGGCAGCAGATCGCGATGCAGAACTGACGCGCCTCGGGCCCGTCGTCTCGATTCGCACGCTCAGCGGCCGCCTGAGCGAGGAGCGCAGCCCTCGAACGACGGACGCAACCCCCTGACCGGCGTGCGGCGGCCGGCGTAGCCTGTGGCCGTGGACGGGTTCGCGGCGGTCGACTTCGGGTTCGCCCGCGAGGGCTTGCAGCGGGGCATCGCGGCGCTGTACGTGGTCGCGCTCGTCTCCACGCTCAACCAGTTCCGCGCCCTGCTCGGCGAGCACGGACTGCTGCCCGCCCCGGCCCTGCTCGACTGGGTCGCGCAGAAGAGCGAGCGACGGAAGCTGCTGCACCCCACGCTGTTCACGCGCTGGCGCTACACCGACCGGCGGCTCGTGGCGCTGTCGTGGGCCGGGATCGCGGTGGGCGTGCTGCTGGTCGCGGGGGTGCCGCAGCTCGGGCCGCCGTGGCTGCCGATGGTGTGCTTCCTCGCGCTGTGGTTCGGGTACATGTCGGTCGTGAGCATCGGGCAGACGTTCTATTCCTTCGGGTGGGAGATGCTGCTGCTCGAGGCCGGGTTCCTGGCGGCGTTCCTGGGGTCGAACGACCAGCCGCCGCCGGTCGTGGTGATCGTGCTGTTCTGGTGGCTGCTGTTCCGCCTGGAGTTCGGTGCCGGGATGATCAAGATCCGCGGCGGGCGCGAGTGGCGCGACCTCACCGCCATGACGTTCCACCACGAGACGCAGCCGATGCCGGGCCCGCTCAGCCGCCAGGCGCACCTGCTGCCGCGGTGGTTCCACAGGCTGGAGGTCATCGGCAACCACGTCGCGCAGCTGGTCGTGCCGTTCTTCCTGTTCGCTCCCGTCCTGTCGCTGTGGGTGCCGGGGCCGGTGCCGCAGATCGTCGGCGCGGTCGCCGGCGGTGTCGTGATCGCGACCCAGCTGTGGCTCGTGCTCACCGGCAACTTCGCGTGGCTGAACGCGGCGACGATCGTGCTCGGCTTCTCGGCGATCGGGCTGCCGGGGGTGGGCGCGGCCGAGCGGGCACCCGAGACGGCGCTGCCCTGGACCGTGTCGGGGATGCCGCTGTGGTGGGTCGTGGTGACCTCGGCCGTCGGCGTGCTGTTCGTGGTGCTGAGCGTGCCGGCCGTGCGGAACCTGTTCGCGCGGCGGCAGCTGATGAACGCGAGTTTCCACCGGTGGCAGCTCGCCAACGCCTACGGCGCCTTCGGCACGGTGACGCGGGAACGCATCGAGATCGTGGTGGAGGGGTCGGACGACGAGGAGGGGGTGCACTGGCGGGAGTACGGGTTCCGCGGCAAGCCCGGAGACGTGCGGCGCGTGCCGCGGCAGTTCGCCCCGTACCACCTGCGGCTGGACTGGTTGATGTGGTTCCTGCCGCTCGGGCACTCGCTGGACGACTGGTTCACGGTGTTCCTGCTGCGACTGCTCGAGGCCGACGGCCCGACCCTGCGGATGCTGCGCGTCGACCCGTTCCACGGTGAACGGCCGCGATGGGTGCGGGCGGTGTCGTACCGGTACCGTTTCGCGACCCGCGCGGAGCATCGCGCCGACGGTGCCGTGTGGGTGCGCAGCGGTCGCCGTGTGATCCTCGGTCCGCTCGGCCTGCGCTGAGGACGGCGCGTTCCGGGGGCGTGAAGGAGACCTCCCGCCCTGAACGAGCGTCGGCGCGCTCGGCTCCTTCCGGGCGCGAGATCCTGCAGACCGCGCGGCCGGAGTCGGGCGATTCAGATGTCCTCGCCGACGGGCTGGTCGCGAAGCCGCCAGATGCCAGGCGGGGGCGCCGATTGACAGCCGGATCCATAGCTCCTATAAGAGCTACATGTCCGATCCGCGAGCGTTCGTCCAACACATGATGACGGACTTCTCGTGACCGAGCCCCGCAGTCAGGCGCGGTTCCCGCGCGTCCCACGGCGACGGTACGTCGCTGCGGGACTCTGGGCGGCGGCTCAGATCGTGGTTGCCGGCGGCGGCGTGCTTCTCGTCTTTCTCACTGCGATGCGAGGGGACGGGTGCGCGTTCTCATGCAGAGACGATGTCGCCAACGTCGTGATCGACGGCACGAAGGCGGCTCTCCTCGTGATCACGCTCATCGAGGTGGCCATGCTCGTCATCGCACTCATCAAGAGGGCCTCGCCGCATGTGATCGGTGGTGTGGCGATCGGTCTGAGTCTTGCCGTGATCACTGTCGCGTCCGTGCTCATGGTCTCCGCGTACCCGGTTTCCCCATGATGTGAAGGAGATCTCTGCCTGCCATACCGTGCGGCCGAGCGCAGCGAAACGCCCCGGCCGGGGTGC of the Microbacterium sufflavum genome contains:
- a CDS encoding class I SAM-dependent methyltransferase, giving the protein MPEFPYARLRRWPDVEAENLQAHDATDLLLASRALDSGITGAETAVIGDEYGAITLPLVASGLRGIRVHQDLATGRRALARNAAELGLEGFTTHELDETLLRGARLVLLQLPKALAELEQIADAVARWAAPDAVLVAGGRVKHMTLAQNEVLRRSFGDVQPQRAERKSRLLVASQPLAVPAQPPFPVRAAHDGLALVAHGGAFAGPRLDIGTRVLLEALALDGSQRRRTARPGAASPPELPENEGFSGVVNAEDPRRVLDLGCGTGALAVSWALAHPGDAVTATDRSAAAVASTRATAAANGVADRVTVTHDDAGSDLPDGAFDVVLLNPPFHLGSSVHTGAATRLFEAAARLLRPGGELFTVYNSGLAYRPELTRLIGRTEQLRRTPKFTVTRSVRRP
- a CDS encoding quaternary amine ABC transporter ATP-binding protein — protein: MSDIALEARHLYKVFGRNPNAAVRRLKAGESRAAVADAGTAAVIDASFTVNRGEIFVIMGLSGSGKSTIIRMLNGLHDITDGTVTVGGDTITGIPAGRLREIRRDRISMVFQHFALLPHRTVAANVAYPLELKGVAAAERQAKAEEILALVGLEGQGDKLPSELSGGMQQRVGIARALAADSDILLMDEAFSALDPLIRREMQEQLLELQQKLHKTIVFITHDLNEAMFLGDRIAVMRDGRIVQIGTPEDILMDPANDYVEQFVQDVDRARVLTAANVMERPRPVVAETAGPRTALRQMRDAYMSATYVVGKDRQLLGVVTDRDAVKLVRQGVTRLDSVIKPVLQSVREDDVLMNLFVPAVESPLPLAVTDADGRLAGVIPRVTLLAALGPGPGSTEEILLPMTPMPQAEIDAVLDDGWTAEPLPTTPETEEVR
- a CDS encoding ABC transporter ATP-binding protein; its protein translation is MSTVIATQSLTKHYGHVHALDGLDLSVESGQVHGFLGPNGAGKSTTIRILLGLARRTGGAVTVFGEDPWRRAVELHRRIASVPGDVSLWPNLSGGEAIDLLARLRGARTHDAAYRREKARLLEAFQFDPRKKGRAYSKGNRQKVALIAAFAVPADLLILDEPTSGLDPLMAVIFQREVARAHENGATVLLSSHIMSEVEQLCDRVSIIRAGRIVETGTLADLRHLTRSDVSFTAPGVPLDRVAAIPEVHDATVHDDRFRLTVDSDRTAAVLPALATLGISDLRVAPPSLEELFLRHYGDDLATLEAAEDGGSDAEPSTRRSRHAKGRA
- a CDS encoding ABC transporter permease, with the translated sequence MDGFRIPLGDWVAAGVDWITANLDGLLDVVSFVVSFLVDGLTRLLLTPHFAVIIVIAALLAWVVRSWKLAIGAAVSFLLIVAMDLWVPAMQTLALVLVAAIVAVLIAVPLGIWSARNATVRAALKPVLDFMQTMPAFVYLIPAIVFFGIGVVPGLVATVIFALPPGVRLTELGIRGVDSETVEAGHAFGATPGQILRGIQLPLAMPTIMAGVNQVIMLALSMAVIAGMAGADGLGKMVVEAISTINIPKGVEAGLGVVLIAVFLDRVTAALGAPGENRSSLWGLWKRRRSGAGSGAAPAAAATSTAATPASSDAVEPELTRA
- a CDS encoding lipase maturation factor family protein, which encodes MDGFAAVDFGFAREGLQRGIAALYVVALVSTLNQFRALLGEHGLLPAPALLDWVAQKSERRKLLHPTLFTRWRYTDRRLVALSWAGIAVGVLLVAGVPQLGPPWLPMVCFLALWFGYMSVVSIGQTFYSFGWEMLLLEAGFLAAFLGSNDQPPPVVVIVLFWWLLFRLEFGAGMIKIRGGREWRDLTAMTFHHETQPMPGPLSRQAHLLPRWFHRLEVIGNHVAQLVVPFFLFAPVLSLWVPGPVPQIVGAVAGGVVIATQLWLVLTGNFAWLNAATIVLGFSAIGLPGVGAAERAPETALPWTVSGMPLWWVVVTSAVGVLFVVLSVPAVRNLFARRQLMNASFHRWQLANAYGAFGTVTRERIEIVVEGSDDEEGVHWREYGFRGKPGDVRRVPRQFAPYHLRLDWLMWFLPLGHSLDDWFTVFLLRLLEADGPTLRMLRVDPFHGERPRWVRAVSYRYRFATRAEHRADGAVWVRSGRRVILGPLGLR
- a CDS encoding CPBP family intramembrane glutamic endopeptidase — protein: MATESTTPLRVRPRIWIGLVIYLAYVAVVFTVQQATGIPYTSLGDSGRDLFLGAGLSLIVGAVLLAITTSLLGWWRPALFERTRAAHRWPIIAPVLMAVALGVNLASTDWASYDGAFFAASIVLLLVGFTEELTTRGLLLVGLRSRLSEVWVWLLTSALFGLMHLINALSGQPLVPTLQQVFLAFGAGTIFYVLRRVTGSLIWAMVLHGFWDFSTFAVGHGAAGPLAGLGPVLEIVAVVVALVGVAFVIRDADERTATP
- a CDS encoding glycine betaine ABC transporter substrate-binding protein, with product MKKKILTLTALGAAAALTLAGCSGDGAGGTSAGGGDADDKGTITLGFLPSWTDGLSTAYLLQDQLEKIGYTVEMKTLTEAGPLYTGLAQGDVDMYPSAWPELTHAEYMKKYGDDIEDLGAYYDNAKLTLAVPEYSDLTSIEDLAGKGADFDGKIYGIEPGAGLTAQTQKMMPEYGLDGEYELVTSSTAAMLTELKTATDKQEDIVVTLWRPFWANDAFPVKDLEDPKGAMGEAEGLHFLGTKGFAGEFPEAAELIEKIKLDDEQYGALEDLVVNEYGEGKEADAVDAWLEKYGDQFDWTVS
- the bsh gene encoding choloylglycine hydrolase, with the translated sequence MCTGLSFTTADHYFGRNLDLEFSYHETVTVTPRNFPFEFRRIPPLSTHHAIIGIATVSDGYPLYYDGTNEKGLSMAGLNFPDNAFYPAEGAGGTEITPFEFIPWVLGQFETVAQVKDALRSVSLVDISFSAEFPLSPLHWIIADRTASIVVESVRDGLKVYDNPWGVLTNNPTFDIQSFRLNDYRHLTRRQPDNTFAPDQSLDLYSRGMGGIGLPGDLSSSSRFIKAVFTRMNSVCGTTESESLSQFFQILGSVAQQRGCVQVGDEEKYEITIYSSCCNTDRGVYYYTTYENSQITGVDMHREDLDGTALAVHPLVEGQQIAMQN